One genomic region from Lates calcarifer isolate ASB-BC8 linkage group LG10, TLL_Latcal_v3, whole genome shotgun sequence encodes:
- the gal gene encoding galanin peptides isoform X1 yields MQRCFGIFCVSLIFCATLSETIGLVIAAKEKRGWTLNSAGYLLGPRRIDHLIQIKDSPSARGRDELVTQYGIDGHRTLGDKPGLAGKRDMGQDEDFRTGALRIANEDIIHTIIDFLSYLKLKEIGALDNLPSSVTSDELANP; encoded by the exons ATGCAGAGGTGCTTTGGGATTTTTTGCGTGTCGCTCATCTTCTGCGCAACTCTCTCTGAGACCATCGGGTTGGTCATTGCG GCGAAGGAGAAGCGCGGCTGGACTCTGAACAGTGCTGGATACCTGTTAGGTCCCC GTCGAATTGATCACCTAATTCAGATAAAGGATTCTCCCAGTGCCAGAGGCAGAGACGAGCTGGTCACTCAAT ATGGAATAGATGGACACAGGACACTAGGAGACAAGCCGGGTCTGGCTGGCAAGAGGGACATGGGTCAGGACGAGGACTTCAGAACAG GTGCCCTAAGAATAGCAAATGAAGACATCATCCACACTATCATTGACTTTCTGTCATACCTCAAACTTAAAG agatAGGAGCCTTGGACAACCTGCCTTCCTCTGTGACATCAGATGAACTGGCCAATCCCTAA
- the gal gene encoding galanin peptides isoform X2 translates to MQRCFGIFCVSLIFCATLSETIGLVIAAKEKRGWTLNSAGYLLGPHGIDGHRTLGDKPGLAGKRDMGQDEDFRTGALRIANEDIIHTIIDFLSYLKLKEIGALDNLPSSVTSDELANP, encoded by the exons ATGCAGAGGTGCTTTGGGATTTTTTGCGTGTCGCTCATCTTCTGCGCAACTCTCTCTGAGACCATCGGGTTGGTCATTGCG GCGAAGGAGAAGCGCGGCTGGACTCTGAACAGTGCTGGATACCTGTTAGGTCCCC ATGGAATAGATGGACACAGGACACTAGGAGACAAGCCGGGTCTGGCTGGCAAGAGGGACATGGGTCAGGACGAGGACTTCAGAACAG GTGCCCTAAGAATAGCAAATGAAGACATCATCCACACTATCATTGACTTTCTGTCATACCTCAAACTTAAAG agatAGGAGCCTTGGACAACCTGCCTTCCTCTGTGACATCAGATGAACTGGCCAATCCCTAA